In Nicotiana tabacum cultivar K326 chromosome 11, ASM71507v2, whole genome shotgun sequence, a single window of DNA contains:
- the LOC142165746 gene encoding 5-epi-aristolochene synthase-like has product MNQKTAENWLRFSHHYIYTSLFSSIYNKNINYEEEIVRPVADFSPSLWGDQFLSFSIDNEVAEKYAQEIEPLKEQTRSMLLTTGRKLADTLNLIDIIERLGISYHFEKEIDEILDQIYNQNSNCNDLCTSALQFRLLRQHGFNISPEIFSKFQDENGKFKESLASDVLGLLNLYEASHVRTHADDILEDALAFSTIHLESAAPHLISPLREQVTHALEQCLHKGVPRVETRFFISSIYEKEQSKNTVLLRFSKLDYNMLQMLHKQELAEVSRWWKDLDFVTTLPYARDRVVECYFWALGVYFEPQYSQARVMLVKTISMISIVDDTFDAYGTVKELEAYTEAIQRWDINEIDRLPDYMKISYKAILDLYKDYEKELSSAGRSHIVCHAIERMKEVVRNYNVESTWFIEGYMPPVSEYLSNALATTTYYYLATTSYLGIKSATEHDFEWLSKNPKILEASVIICRVIDDTATYEVEKSRGQIATGIECCMRDYGVATKEAMDKFQKMAEKAWKDLNEGLLRPTPVSVEFLTPILNLARIVEVTYIHNLDGYTHPEKVLKPHIIALLVDSIEI; this is encoded by the exons ATGAATCAAAAGACTGCTG agaATTGGCTGCGCTTTTCTCACCACTATATATATACTTCTCTCTTTTCTTCCATTtacaataaaaatattaattatgaaGAAGAGATTGTTCGTCCCGTGGCCGACTTCTCCCCTAGTCTCTGGGGTGATCAGTTCCTTTCATTCTCCATTGACAATGAG GTTGCTGAAAAGTATGCTCAAGAGATTGAACCATTGAAGGAACAGACAAGGAGTATGTTGTTAACAACCGGAAGAAAATTGGCTGACACATTGAACTTGATTGACATTATTGAACGCCTTGGCATATCCTACCACTTTGAGAAAGAAATTGATGAGATTTTGGATCAAATTTATAACCAAAACTCAAACTGCAATGATTTGTGCACTTCTGCACTTCAATTTCGATTGCTCAGGCAACATGGTTTCAACATCTCTCCGG AAATTTTCAGCAAATTCCAAGATGAAAATGGCAAATTCAAGGAGTCTCTTGCTAGTGATGTCTTAGGATTATTAAACTTGTATGAAGCTTCACATGTAAGGACTCATGCTGACGATATCTTAGAAGACGCACTTGCTTTCTCCACTATCCATCTTGAATCTGCAGCTCCACATTTGATATCTCCACTTAGGGAGCAAGTGACACATGCCCTTGAGCAATGTTTGCACAAGGGCGTTCCTAGAGTCGAGACCCGATTCTTCATCTCATCAATCTATGAGAAGGAACAATCGAAAAATACTGTGTTACTTCGATTTTCCAAATTGGATTACAACATGCTCCAGATGTTGCACAAACAAGAACTTGCTGAAGTATCAAG GTGGTGGAAAGATTTGGATTTCGTAACAACACTTCCATATGCTAGGGATCGAGTAGTTGAATGCTACTTTTGGGCATTAGGAGTTTATTTTGAGCCTCAATACTCTCAAGCTCGCGTCATGCTCGTTAAGACCATATCAATGATTTCCATTGTCGATGACACCTTTGATGCTTATGGTACAGTTAAAGAACTTGAGGCATACACAGAAGCCATACAAAG ATGGGATATCAACGAAATTGATCGGCTTCCTGATTACATGAAAATCAGTTATAAAGCTATTCTAGATCTTTACAAGGATTATGAAAAGGAATTGTCTAGTGCTGGAAGATCTCATATTGTCTGCCATGCAATAGAAAGA ATGAAAGAAGTAGTAAGAAATTATAATGTCGAGTCAACATGGTTTATTGAAGGATATATGCCACCTGTTTCTGAATATCTAAGCAATGCACTGGCAACTACAACATATTACTACCTTGCGACAACATCATATTTGGGTATAAAGTCTGCTACGGAGCATGATTTTGAGTGGTTGTCAAAGAACCCTAAAATCCTTGAAGCTAGTGTGATAATATGCCGAGTTATTGATGACACAGCCACGTACGAG GTTGAGAAAAGCAGGGGGCAAATTGCAACAGGAATTGAGTGTTGCATGAGAGACTATGGTGTAGCAACAAAAGAGGCAATGGATAAATTCCAGAAAATGGCTGAGAAAGCATGGAAGGATCTTAATGAAGGACTTCTTAGGCCAACTCCTGTATCTGTAGAGTTTTTAACTCCTATTCTCAATCTTGCTCGTATAGTTGAGGTTACATATATACACAATCTAGATGGATATACTCATCCGGAGAAAGTCTTAAAACCTCACATTATCGCCCTACTTGTGGACTCCATCGAAATTTGA